From Zea mays cultivar B73 chromosome 3, Zm-B73-REFERENCE-NAM-5.0, whole genome shotgun sequence:
CAAAGGGGGGAATTTCCTTGTCGACTTAACAGAGCACTCAGTAGCCGATGGGACAAGATAAGGGCTGATGTCAGTAAATTCTCTGGATACTACGCGAGAgttctacgagaaaaacaaagtGGTCTAAGTGATGACGATAAGGTACGACTAATGAAACGATGATTATATCAACTACATATGTCTCTGCTGCAACTAATTGTACAATGAATTCGAACTTTGCAGACATCGAAGGCAGCCACATTGTTCGCTCGTGAGGAGGGCAAACCATTTCATTATATGCACTGCTGGCATCAACTGAAGGGGGAACCCAAATGGGAGAGCATATGTCAAGGACACTCTTTTAGAGGATTACATGCAAGATCAATACCTTCGTCGGGGTGTCCATCAGTGCAAACACCGGAGACTGACAGTGGATCCGCTGGACTCTCAGGAAAAAGGCCCCGTGGCCGTGATTTCAGTAAAGCTGAGAGAAAGAAAGCTGGTTCATCTTCGTCCCCGGAGTACTTAAGCCGATTACAAGAAATTACTGAGAAACAAATACAGAGGTCCATTGAAAAgggggaaaaaaaagaaaagaccaCTGAAGAAGATAGGGAGATACAAAAGAAGAGATTGGACTTGGAAGCCCAAAAGTTAAGCATAAGACAAAGGGAACTCAAACTAGAAGAACTCAAATCAGCAGAACAACGTTTGCAGATGCTGTTGTCGACAAACGAAGAAGATGTAGATCCTGAAGTTTGGGTTGTCATGAAGGAACAGAAAAAAAAATTGCAGCAGTTCATATTTACTTTTGAGCAATGATGAAAGGTTGTGTACGCTGTGCGCCTGTGCTattcacacttgttgagacaattTTAGGTTACTTCGTTTACGAATTTGTAATATGCGGAACCGTATTTGTTTGGTCGAACCACTGTATCTTAAGTTGTTTGCTGTTGTATTAGACAATAATGAGCTTGGATGTCATAAATGTTTGAACAATATTATTGACAATCGAATGGTATGTTATAAATTGTTCAAGAAAACATGATTTCTTATGTTCCGTTGTGTGTGGTACAATAAAACTTAGTATGTGAACTAAAATGTACAAGGCTGTTTGGCAAATTTGCGAAACGTAGCTTATTTATTCGAATACAAACTTAGACGAGAACACATAACAAGTAGTGATAGTAAGTACGAACTCAGCTGCTACGACACTCAAGTATTACATACTTCCACGGCGACTCCATAAGTGCTCGACAAGATCATTTTGAAGGGAGCACGATCTATCTTGGCGACGTAGATCGAAGTGGTTAATAACCCATTCGAC
This genomic window contains:
- the LOC109945298 gene encoding glutathione S-transferase T3-like, coding for MCAISTYPSMDPASNATSSQAMSNPSNAQQFPPPPPLWPTGYMQQNPVDCNMMGNINFPSPGQGPTTMWAPIQAGNTSSQSTMIPASQSALYWNHYMNFVRNPLGSVGMSPYTDSYPPSLSSTPLQGSNTIPQMPVNLESDAEHSVQDINSPEKNAPPVQKQKKSKEQNFTAPEDRLLCTTWLQISSDPIVNTGQRREGLWARIEKRYNEQRGEFPCRLNRALSSRWDKIRADVSKFSGYYARVLREKQSGLSDDDKTSKAATLFAREEGKPFHYMHCWHQLKGEPKWESICQGHSFRGLHARSIPSSGCPSVQTPETDSGSAGLSGKRPRGRDFSKAERKKAGSSSSPEYLSRLQEITEKQIQRSIEKGEKKEKTTEEDREIQKKRLDLEAQKLSIRQRELKLEELKSAEQRLQMLLSTNEEDVDPEVWVVMKEQKKKLQQFIFTFEQ